In the Pseudomonadota bacterium genome, TGGTCTTTACAAGTACCTTTCGTGAATTAATTAAAAAAATTTCAAAGCTGCCAAAAATAAGCCCAAATGAAATGTCGAAATTTATACGCCAAAAGCAGAAAATGCTCGACGGTGTTCTTCAAGACCTTTATGATGATAAAAAGTTCGTTGAAATTATTAAAAAATCTACCGCCAGGGAAGACAAAACATATAAATCTCTTAAAAATATACGCATAAAAGAAGAAAAGGAAGTTTTGGATTTTATAAGTGATTATTTTAATGCAAGCGTCATATCTCGCCTGTTAAAGATTAAAGATGATAAATTTCCGGTATTTACCGATATGAGAGCAAATTATATACAATTAACCGACAAAATGGGCGGCGATATTTATTCTATCTGCCGTGAAGTATCAGAAATATTAGGTTTAACCGATTTTCCTGTAGAATTTTATGTTGAAAACAAACCGCAGGTTAATGCATTCTCTTATCATAGTTACAACACTAAGCAGCCGCATTTTATTACACTAAATTCAGGGCTTTTGAACGTATTCAGCGGGGAAGAGCTAAAATTTGTAATCGGCCACGAGTTTGGTCATCTTATTTATGAGCATCTTCCCTTTAAACGAATTGTAGATTTTATTTATCCTGATCAATTACCTCCTTCATTATTAAATGTTTTTGATTTATGGCAAAAACTGAGCGAAATGTCCTGTGACAGAATTGGCTTGCTGGCAATAAACGACTTGGATGCTGCGGTAACTGCCAACTTCAAGCTGTCATCCGGGCTTCATACAAATCAATTTAATCTGTCAGCTCATATCCTTGCATCTGCAGCAGAGCAAACGGTTAATGAAGTAGCAAAAAAACCGTATTATGTATTTGATACCCATCCGGCCTTTCCGATAAGAACGAGAGCTATTGAGCTATTTTACCATTCCCAGACAAGAAAGCATTTCATGGATCATAAAGAATATAAAAAGGATAATCTGTTATCGAAAAAAATCCATGAGCTTGCAGAAATGCTAAAGCTAAAACCAATTGGAGGGCAGAAGCAAACAGAACTGGATTTCCTAGCATCGGCAGGATATCTAATAATGACAAGCAGCAGCGATTGGAACGCCGATAAACATGGATATCTGATAAACATTCTTTCACAATACTGTTACTGGCCGCCTTTATACCTGGATATTTTGGTGAAGGAGGACAATATTCATGATGTTATGGAGAGCATTTCCTCGATAATTGTTGAGAGATTTTCTTTTCTTTCACACTCTCTCTTCAAACAGTTGATACCATTGATAACAAGAGACAAAAAAGTCAGTAACCAGGAAATCGAAACTCTCTTCAGTATTGCAGAAAAAATAAAGATTCCATCAGATGTTGCAAATGATTATATACTTGTTGCTGAATCTGCCTAAGAGTTGCCATTTTTACAGCCATAATCTTTTTTGTAGGTCTTGCCGACAAACTTCTCTCTCAGAAAATACACCCTGATGTTCCCCAGATTCTCCATTCCCATTTTTATATAAGAAAAAAACCAGAAAGGAGCATTTTTTACCGGCAAGAACTGGATAAACAACAACATTATCATCAGATTTAACGCTCCAACATAATCTCATATTCTCCCCCTACATATAGAAATAAATCCTTCATAACAACAACCACATTCCCTTATAAAACCTATAAGAACTGGTTCTCTTCTTTGCCCCGTATCAACATCTCACCAATTTTTCAAATCACCCCAAGTCAACTTGAAATAAACCAAACACATTCAAGTCTGACAAATCAGACCTGAAAAACATCATCACCAAGCCACCCACAGGTGACTTGCTCAAAAAATCCCCCCAATTATCAAGACTCCCAGAAGCCTTGATCCGTCATAATCCGAATCCGCCGATCAAATAAAGCAGCACCCCAACATACACACCAAAATCAATATAAAGGAGGGCATCACCATGCTCAAAGACTATCTCAAGGCAGGCTATCCCACTCTCTGCATCTTAACCCAGGAACCCCACAGGGCTGAACAGGTTCTTACCTGTGAAGGCTGGAGATTCGTTATCTGGGATTGTATGCAAGGGATCAGAGAATCAGGAACAAATAAGATTATTGATGAAGTAAGAGATCCGGTACAGGCAATACAGTTCTTAAGCGGTTATACCGATTTAGTGATGATCTGCCACAATTTACATCTTTTCCTGGAAATACCCGAAGTAATCCAGACAATACAGAACGGTATCCCCAGATGGAAAGCAACCGGTTGTGCACTCATCATGGTCTCGCCCATTATTCAGTTAAGACCTGAAGTAGAAAAGTTCTTCCATGTCATCGATCTCCCATTACCCGGTGATGAAGAGCTTTTTAAACTACAGACAGATATCGGCAATCCGCTAAATATTAAACCAAATAGAAAAGCTGCCCGTGCTGCAAAAGGACTTACCGAGTTCGAAGCAGAAACTGCCTATGCCCTATCCCTTATCAGAAGGGGTTACTTCTCCACAAGAACCATCTCAGAAGCAAAATCACAGATTATAAAGAAGTCAGGACTCATGGAGTTCTGGGAACCGGAAGATATCTCAAACGTAGGAGGATTACAATTACTAAAATCATACATCCAGAAACGATCTCAAGCATTCTCACCAGAAAATGTAACACTTCCTCAGTTGAAAGGTATTCTATTAGTCGGTATTCCCGGAACAGGTAAGTCACTCGCTTCCAAGGCCACAGCTTCTATATTAGGTTGGCCTCTTATAAGGCTCGATATCGGCGCCCTTAAAGGATCGCTGGTAGGACAGTCAGAACTTAGAATGAGACAGGCAACGAGTTTAATCGATGCCTTCGGTAAATGTGTAGTATGGATAGATGAAATTGAAAAGGCCTTTTCCGGCACCAGATCATCAGGAGAAACCGACGGAGGAACAACAGCTTCCATGTTCGGTTACTTCTTAACCTGGATGAATGAGACAAAATCTCAGGTACTGGTAATGGCCACAGCAAACAACATATCTCAGCTTCCCCCTGAGCTGTTACGTGCAGGG is a window encoding:
- a CDS encoding M48 family metallopeptidase — its product is MKKLLNSFIGLINKEISNKKKINADLSIESQFDEIFSDADLIAAAIKFEMHHGVEIPDDYMVFTSTFRELIKKISKLPKISPNEMSKFIRQKQKMLDGVLQDLYDDKKFVEIIKKSTAREDKTYKSLKNIRIKEEKEVLDFISDYFNASVISRLLKIKDDKFPVFTDMRANYIQLTDKMGGDIYSICREVSEILGLTDFPVEFYVENKPQVNAFSYHSYNTKQPHFITLNSGLLNVFSGEELKFVIGHEFGHLIYEHLPFKRIVDFIYPDQLPPSLLNVFDLWQKLSEMSCDRIGLLAINDLDAAVTANFKLSSGLHTNQFNLSAHILASAAEQTVNEVAKKPYYVFDTHPAFPIRTRAIELFYHSQTRKHFMDHKEYKKDNLLSKKIHELAEMLKLKPIGGQKQTELDFLASAGYLIMTSSSDWNADKHGYLINILSQYCYWPPLYLDILVKEDNIHDVMESISSIIVERFSFLSHSLFKQLIPLITRDKKVSNQEIETLFSIAEKIKIPSDVANDYILVAESA
- a CDS encoding AAA family ATPase; translated protein: MLKDYLKAGYPTLCILTQEPHRAEQVLTCEGWRFVIWDCMQGIRESGTNKIIDEVRDPVQAIQFLSGYTDLVMICHNLHLFLEIPEVIQTIQNGIPRWKATGCALIMVSPIIQLRPEVEKFFHVIDLPLPGDEELFKLQTDIGNPLNIKPNRKAARAAKGLTEFEAETAYALSLIRRGYFSTRTISEAKSQIIKKSGLMEFWEPEDISNVGGLQLLKSYIQKRSQAFSPENVTLPQLKGILLVGIPGTGKSLASKATASILGWPLIRLDIGALKGSLVGQSELRMRQATSLIDAFGKCVVWIDEIEKAFSGTRSSGETDGGTTASMFGYFLTWMNETKSQVLVMATANNISQLPPELLRAGRFDATFFVDLPVRSERTEIIRIMNKKHNSDIPATYAEKLNGYTGAEIEQLAKDSLYDGLEEAYNCLVPLSRTMREEIQSLREWAKTRARFANTPEEEPEETRKIRHKGSHLKGE